Proteins from one Hydrogenophaga sp. SL48 genomic window:
- a CDS encoding phosphotransferase family protein produces the protein MEFDPSRLDAFMRRAIPGLTGTMELERIGGGQSNPTFFLSYDNRRMVLRKKPAGNVLPSAHAVDREYRVMKALACSRLPVPVTLLFEPASEVIGTPFYVMERMEGRIFADNSLPGMSATQRRAIYLEMAEKLAVLHGLNWDELGLAGYGKEGTFFERQLRRWNQQWALSRTRDNPAIDELLAWLQSNLPTDDETALVHGDFRLGNLMFHPSEPRVVAVLDWELSTLGHPLADIAFNTVAWRTLPFEYGGIRGLDLAGLGIPSEQEYLSHYYRAAGRTAEATPFHWAFALMRWAVLFEGIAARAQHGNAVAGDAADVGALGMAMALRGLEASRQGLP, from the coding sequence ATGGAGTTTGATCCCTCCCGGCTCGACGCATTCATGCGCCGGGCGATACCCGGCCTGACAGGCACGATGGAACTGGAACGCATTGGAGGGGGGCAGTCCAATCCTACCTTCTTCCTCAGCTACGACAACCGGCGCATGGTCCTGCGCAAGAAGCCGGCAGGCAATGTCCTGCCTTCCGCGCACGCGGTCGACCGTGAGTACCGCGTGATGAAGGCGCTCGCCTGCAGTCGGTTGCCGGTGCCGGTTACCCTGCTTTTCGAGCCGGCAAGCGAAGTGATCGGCACACCCTTCTACGTGATGGAGCGGATGGAGGGGCGCATCTTTGCGGACAACTCCCTGCCCGGCATGTCGGCCACGCAACGCCGGGCGATCTATCTCGAGATGGCGGAGAAGCTGGCCGTACTCCATGGCCTCAATTGGGACGAGCTCGGGCTCGCTGGCTACGGAAAGGAAGGCACCTTCTTCGAGCGCCAGCTGCGCCGCTGGAACCAGCAATGGGCGCTTTCCAGGACGCGCGACAACCCGGCCATAGACGAGCTGCTGGCCTGGTTGCAATCGAACCTGCCAACAGATGACGAAACGGCCCTGGTGCATGGTGATTTCAGGCTTGGGAACCTGATGTTCCACCCTAGCGAGCCGCGGGTGGTTGCCGTGCTCGACTGGGAGCTCTCGACCCTCGGACATCCGCTGGCCGACATTGCGTTCAACACCGTCGCGTGGCGCACTCTGCCTTTTGAGTATGGAGGTATCCGTGGGCTCGACCTGGCCGGCCTGGGCATTCCATCGGAGCAGGAGTACCTCTCGCACTACTACCGGGCTGCTGGTCGCACCGCTGAAGCCACGCCGTTTCATTGGGCCTTTGCATTGATGCGGTGGGCCGTCCTTTTCGAAGGGATTGCCGCCCGTGCGCAGCATGGCAATGCTGTTGCGGGCGATGCCGCCGATGTGGGCGCTCTCGGCATGGCCATGGCATTGCGTGGACTTGAGGCGAGCCGTCAGGGTCTTCCATAA
- a CDS encoding enoyl-CoA hydratase/isomerase family protein, whose product MTDRDVSIPMCPAVLLDRRNGIAVLTLNRPDRANALDGEMALALDAAVDSLTGDVGLRAVLLQARGRHFCAGGDIREFVESIDDLGSRIDGSIPAVHRMIHRLATLPVPVVSALNGPVAGAGIGLALCADLVLAAESMKLRGGYSAIGLTPDAGSSWLLARRAGEARAKEIFFTNEPLSARHCLQFGIVSQVLPDAELDAGARALVTALAKGATGSFARIKVLVDGASHRTLQEHLELEHRYMGEASRSADAREGVTSFAQKRAPVFGSGFR is encoded by the coding sequence ATGACTGATCGGGACGTTTCCATTCCAATGTGTCCCGCAGTGCTGCTTGACCGTCGCAATGGCATCGCCGTCCTAACGCTCAACCGCCCAGACCGGGCCAATGCGCTCGACGGCGAGATGGCTTTGGCGCTGGACGCGGCTGTCGACTCGCTGACCGGGGACGTGGGCCTTCGCGCGGTGCTGCTACAGGCAAGGGGCCGCCACTTCTGCGCTGGGGGCGACATCCGCGAGTTTGTTGAATCCATCGATGACCTCGGCAGCCGGATAGACGGGAGCATCCCTGCCGTGCATCGCATGATTCACCGGCTGGCCACCTTGCCAGTGCCCGTGGTCAGCGCCCTCAACGGACCGGTGGCCGGGGCAGGAATCGGACTGGCTTTGTGTGCCGACCTGGTACTGGCGGCCGAGTCGATGAAGCTGCGAGGCGGCTATTCGGCCATCGGCCTCACTCCGGATGCAGGATCGTCCTGGCTGCTTGCGAGACGGGCCGGTGAGGCGAGGGCCAAGGAGATCTTCTTCACGAACGAACCGCTGTCGGCGCGCCATTGCCTTCAGTTCGGAATTGTGTCGCAGGTGTTGCCCGACGCAGAACTCGATGCAGGCGCCAGGGCATTGGTCACCGCACTTGCCAAGGGAGCCACCGGGTCGTTCGCCCGGATCAAGGTGCTGGTCGACGGCGCGTCGCATCGCACGCTGCAGGAGCATCTTGAGCTGGAGCACCGCTACATGGGCGAGGCCAGCCGCAGTGCTGACGCGAGAGAGGGCGTCACCTCATTCGCTCAGAAGCGGGCACCGGTTTTCGGTAGCGGATTCCGTTAA
- a CDS encoding branched-chain amino acid ABC transporter permease gives MNKSSFSPAWIGTLTVLALLAIGLTFVAKGFQLFQATMVLSYAIALVGLNVLTGYNGQISLGHGAFFAIGAYTTAILMDHGGAPYWTTVPAAAAVCLAIGYLFGRPALKLEGLYLALATFALGVAMPQLLKYKYLEPWTGGVQGIVLTKPDAPFGLPLTPDQWLYIFALSVTVFMFVIAHNLLQSGTGRAIRAIRDHALAAEAMGVDNRHYKSMTFGVSAAYTGVGGALSAIAVQFVSPDSFTLFLSISLLVGIVIGGIGTLWGALFGAVFIMFVPAFAEKVSKSAPWAIYGVLLIVIMFAMPGGVVGLLRKIQKRLNGHD, from the coding sequence ATGAACAAAAGCTCCTTTTCTCCGGCCTGGATCGGGACGCTAACCGTTCTCGCCCTGCTTGCCATCGGCCTCACCTTTGTGGCCAAGGGCTTCCAGCTGTTCCAGGCCACGATGGTGCTGTCTTATGCGATTGCGCTGGTTGGGCTGAACGTGCTGACTGGCTACAACGGCCAGATCTCGCTGGGCCACGGCGCTTTTTTCGCCATTGGCGCCTACACCACCGCGATCCTGATGGATCACGGGGGCGCGCCCTACTGGACCACCGTGCCGGCGGCCGCGGCCGTTTGCTTGGCCATTGGCTACTTGTTCGGGCGCCCGGCGCTCAAGCTCGAAGGCCTGTACCTGGCCCTGGCGACCTTCGCGCTCGGCGTCGCCATGCCGCAATTGCTCAAATACAAGTACCTGGAGCCCTGGACCGGCGGCGTGCAGGGCATCGTCCTCACGAAGCCAGACGCACCTTTCGGATTGCCGCTCACTCCCGACCAATGGCTGTATATCTTTGCGCTGTCCGTCACTGTTTTCATGTTCGTCATCGCACACAACCTGCTGCAAAGCGGGACCGGACGCGCGATTCGGGCCATCCGCGACCATGCTCTGGCCGCAGAGGCGATGGGGGTGGACAACAGGCATTACAAGTCGATGACTTTCGGGGTTTCGGCCGCCTACACCGGCGTTGGCGGAGCACTGTCGGCCATTGCGGTGCAGTTCGTGTCACCCGACTCGTTCACGCTCTTCCTGTCGATCTCGCTGCTCGTGGGCATCGTGATCGGCGGCATTGGAACACTCTGGGGCGCACTCTTCGGCGCGGTGTTCATCATGTTCGTGCCGGCGTTTGCGGAGAAGGTCTCGAAGTCAGCGCCGTGGGCAATCTATGGTGTTCTGCTGATCGTCATCATGTTTGCGATGCCAGGCGGCGTGGTTGGCTTGCTGCGCAAGATTCAGAAGCGGCTGAACGGTCATGACTGA
- a CDS encoding branched-chain amino acid ABC transporter permease — translation MSTFLQQLLAGLATGGIYASMALALVMIYQATHHINFAQGEMAMFSTFIAWTLIQAGLPYWAAFVATVVLSFVLAAVVEIAVIRPMHDKPALSVVVIFIGLLVIFHSLAGWLFGYTIKEFPSPFPSDAWYGSPMMSAHKVGAIAVTLVVVALLFSFFRFTPLGLMMRAAAQNAASSRLVGVNVGRMLMLGWGLAGAIGAVAGMMVAPVIFLDPHMMTGVLIYAFAGALIGGIDSPLGAVIGGFVVGVLENLIGTYVVGTELKLSVALVIIVGVLIVRPAGLLGRTVVTRV, via the coding sequence ATGAGCACGTTTCTGCAGCAGCTGCTGGCTGGCCTGGCCACCGGCGGAATCTACGCCAGCATGGCGTTGGCGCTGGTCATGATCTACCAGGCCACGCATCACATCAATTTCGCACAAGGCGAGATGGCGATGTTCTCGACCTTCATCGCCTGGACGCTGATCCAGGCCGGCTTGCCCTACTGGGCTGCATTCGTCGCCACCGTTGTTCTGTCGTTTGTGCTGGCAGCTGTCGTGGAGATCGCGGTCATCCGACCCATGCATGACAAGCCGGCGCTCTCGGTGGTGGTGATATTCATCGGCTTGCTGGTGATCTTCCACAGTCTGGCGGGCTGGCTTTTCGGATACACCATCAAGGAGTTCCCGAGTCCATTCCCTTCTGATGCCTGGTATGGAAGCCCCATGATGTCCGCCCACAAAGTCGGGGCCATTGCAGTCACCCTGGTTGTCGTGGCGTTGCTGTTTTCGTTCTTTCGTTTCACGCCGCTCGGGCTGATGATGAGGGCAGCGGCGCAGAACGCCGCGTCTTCCCGGCTGGTGGGTGTCAACGTCGGCCGCATGCTGATGCTGGGCTGGGGACTGGCCGGAGCGATCGGCGCCGTTGCCGGGATGATGGTGGCGCCGGTCATCTTCCTGGACCCGCACATGATGACCGGCGTGCTGATCTACGCGTTCGCAGGTGCGCTTATCGGTGGTATCGACAGCCCCCTTGGTGCCGTGATCGGTGGCTTCGTCGTCGGCGTGCTTGAAAACCTCATTGGCACTTATGTCGTTGGGACCGAGCTCAAGCTCTCGGTCGCGCTTGTCATCATCGTTGGCGTTCTGATCGTGCGTCCAGCCGGACTGTTGGGCCGCACTGTCGTGACACGCGTATGA
- a CDS encoding ABC transporter ATP-binding protein: MSHILEVRGLRAAYGPTRVLQGIDLDIDDGKVVALLGANGAGKTTTLRSLCQMMVATEGTITLAGQRIDGRPTEQIARLGVGHVPDGRGTFLGLSAEENLRLGACARIGREGALDDMERIYGYFPRLRERRGQQAGTLSGGEQQMLAIGRALMGRPRLLLLDEPSFGLAPLIVKDIFAIMRRINQEQHVSILLVEQNAKLALDLADSAYLMETGRIVMSGPSHEIRRDDAVRRAYLGE; encoded by the coding sequence GTGAGCCATATTCTTGAAGTACGCGGGCTGCGCGCGGCGTATGGGCCCACGCGCGTTTTGCAGGGCATCGACCTGGACATCGACGACGGCAAGGTCGTTGCGCTGCTGGGTGCCAACGGCGCGGGCAAGACCACTACCTTGCGCTCCCTGTGCCAGATGATGGTTGCCACCGAAGGCACGATCACGCTGGCGGGCCAGCGCATCGACGGCCGTCCGACCGAACAGATCGCCCGGCTCGGTGTAGGCCATGTTCCCGACGGGCGCGGCACCTTCCTGGGACTGAGCGCAGAGGAGAACCTGCGACTGGGCGCGTGTGCCCGCATCGGCCGCGAGGGTGCCCTGGACGACATGGAGCGAATCTACGGTTACTTCCCGCGTTTGAGGGAGCGTCGTGGCCAACAGGCAGGCACGCTGTCGGGAGGGGAACAGCAGATGCTTGCCATCGGCCGCGCGCTCATGGGCAGGCCCAGACTTCTGCTGCTCGACGAACCCTCCTTTGGGCTGGCGCCACTGATCGTCAAGGACATCTTCGCGATCATGCGGCGCATTAACCAAGAGCAGCACGTCTCCATCCTGCTGGTCGAGCAAAACGCCAAGCTCGCCCTCGACCTGGCCGACAGCGCCTACCTGATGGAGACCGGCCGCATCGTGATGTCCGGACCATCCCATGAAATCCGGCGCGACGACGCGGTGCGCCGCGCGTACCTCGGCGAATGA
- a CDS encoding ABC transporter ATP-binding protein, with the protein MRHDNGPADTPLLRIDGISVRFGGIVALDGVSFDVQSGQICGLIGPNGAGKSTLFNCLSRLYDCHTGRIDFDGHPLSVMPRYRMAGIGIGRTFQNLALFRTMTVRENALVGCHSRHHAGFLWNAFRLPGAARVEKEAHARADALIDFLDLRGVADRAVADLPFGTQKRVELARALAAEPKLLLLDEPAAGLNHEELESLGLLIRDIRDRLRVTVLLVEHHMGLVMGVSDKVVALNFGKKIAEGAPAQVRSHPEVIRAYLGADGEEQA; encoded by the coding sequence ATGAGGCATGACAACGGGCCCGCAGATACCCCTCTGCTGAGAATCGATGGGATCTCTGTACGTTTCGGCGGCATCGTGGCATTGGATGGGGTGTCATTCGATGTGCAGAGCGGGCAGATATGCGGGCTGATCGGCCCGAATGGCGCCGGCAAGAGCACGCTGTTCAATTGTCTCTCACGCCTATACGACTGCCACACGGGCCGGATCGATTTTGACGGACACCCGCTGTCTGTCATGCCGCGCTACCGGATGGCGGGCATTGGTATTGGCCGTACCTTCCAGAACCTGGCGCTGTTTCGCACGATGACGGTGCGGGAAAACGCACTGGTGGGCTGCCACAGCCGGCATCACGCAGGCTTCCTGTGGAACGCATTCCGCCTTCCGGGTGCGGCACGCGTCGAGAAGGAGGCGCATGCGCGGGCGGACGCCCTGATCGATTTCCTGGATCTTCGTGGCGTCGCAGACCGGGCAGTGGCAGATCTGCCTTTCGGAACGCAGAAACGCGTTGAACTCGCGCGCGCACTGGCGGCTGAGCCCAAGCTCCTGCTGCTGGATGAGCCGGCGGCCGGACTCAATCACGAAGAGCTTGAGAGCCTGGGCCTGCTGATTCGGGACATCCGCGACAGGCTCCGTGTCACCGTGCTGCTGGTGGAGCACCACATGGGCCTGGTGATGGGCGTCTCCGACAAGGTCGTGGCACTGAATTTCGGCAAGAAGATCGCCGAGGGCGCCCCGGCGCAGGTGCGTTCGCATCCTGAAGTCATCCGCGCATACCTCGGCGCTGACGGGGAGGAGCAGGCGTGA
- a CDS encoding ABC transporter substrate-binding protein: MVFALAAVATLPSAAWAQKKYDPGASDTEIKIGNIMPYSGPASAYATVGKAAAAYFDKINAEGGVNGRKIKFSSADDAYNPAKSLEQVRRLVEQEEVLAIFLPLGTPTNSAIQKYLNGKKVPQLFVGSGATRWGDIKEFPWTIGLQPTYQAESQTFAAHALQAKASPKIAVLMQNDDLGKDYLKGLMTALGDKAKSAIVSQQTYETTDPTIDSQLIAMKASGADSLMIFATPKFAAMAIKKAAEIGWNPNRYVASVSASISSVLKPAGVDASKGAYSITWIREPADVTTQATKEYQEYAALLKRYYPEGDPTDSLNVIGYCYAQALVQTLKQAGDQLTRENLMKQALNLNMTMPMLYPGTKVQTSPTDGYPIKDLHLIQFNGTKYEAVRTAK; this comes from the coding sequence ATGGTGTTCGCCCTCGCCGCCGTTGCTACCCTTCCCAGCGCTGCGTGGGCCCAGAAAAAATACGACCCCGGCGCCTCGGACACCGAGATCAAGATCGGCAACATCATGCCGTACTCGGGTCCGGCTTCGGCCTATGCGACGGTCGGGAAAGCGGCAGCGGCCTATTTCGACAAGATCAACGCGGAGGGCGGGGTGAACGGTCGCAAGATCAAGTTCTCCTCGGCCGACGATGCCTACAACCCTGCAAAATCGCTTGAGCAGGTCCGCAGGCTGGTCGAGCAGGAAGAGGTGCTTGCCATCTTCCTTCCGCTGGGGACACCGACCAATTCGGCCATCCAGAAGTACCTCAACGGCAAGAAAGTCCCGCAGCTGTTTGTGGGGTCTGGCGCGACCCGCTGGGGCGATATCAAGGAATTTCCCTGGACCATCGGCCTGCAGCCCACCTACCAGGCCGAGTCTCAGACCTTCGCGGCGCATGCCCTCCAAGCCAAGGCAAGTCCCAAGATCGCGGTCTTGATGCAGAACGATGACCTCGGCAAGGACTACCTCAAGGGATTGATGACGGCGTTGGGGGACAAGGCGAAGTCGGCAATCGTCTCGCAGCAGACTTACGAAACGACGGATCCCACCATCGATAGTCAGTTGATTGCGATGAAGGCATCCGGTGCAGATTCGCTGATGATCTTTGCCACGCCGAAGTTCGCCGCCATGGCCATCAAGAAAGCCGCGGAGATTGGCTGGAACCCGAACCGTTATGTCGCGAGTGTTTCGGCATCCATCAGCTCCGTTCTCAAGCCTGCCGGCGTGGACGCATCCAAGGGAGCCTATAGCATCACCTGGATTCGCGAGCCGGCAGACGTCACCACGCAAGCCACGAAGGAATACCAGGAGTACGCCGCCCTCCTGAAGAGGTACTACCCTGAGGGTGACCCGACCGATTCACTCAACGTGATCGGCTACTGCTACGCCCAGGCGCTTGTTCAGACGCTCAAGCAGGCGGGGGACCAGCTCACCCGGGAAAACCTGATGAAGCAGGCGCTGAACCTGAACATGACCATGCCCATGTTGTACCCCGGTACCAAGGTCCAGACAAGCCCGACGGACGGATACCCCATCAAGGACCTGCACCTGATCCAGTTCAACGGAACGAAGTACGAAGCGGTCAGGACTGCAAAGTAA
- a CDS encoding AMP-binding protein, with the protein MTAFTWSGPTASALVFRALRRYPERTAFSWRGGSLTYAGALDLIGRLQVSFALEPDLPSRVAILSGNRAQAWCVEAAVQAMGSAVTWLHPLSGLQEQLDQLADAGAQHLVVDAEGFAERGGELAAGCGPNTTVWSLGPGSFGRDLLFLAANAGAVTARDFSRPDSIATLNYTGGTTGKSKGAMRRQHAHAAMWRAILGDFELPAVPRYLAAAPISHVGGTKVAPVLLRGGTVQLMPRFDPGEFLVTVQREKINMSLLVPTMVYALLDRPELDRTDLSSLELLIYGAAPMSPTRLTEALQRIGPVFSQLYGQTECYPVSVLRKADHDPKRPELFASCGVPITATEVCLLDDKGQPVLPGEPGEICVRAPQAMESYWQREDLTRDAIVDGWLHTTDIARADANGYLFIVDRKKDMVISGGFNVYPREVEDVLTTDPSVAQAAVIGVPDEKWGEAVMAIVVARAGATIDVERLTRMVRDRKGAQHAPKRIEVREALPLTALGKVDKKALRAPYWTGMERQVA; encoded by the coding sequence ATGACCGCGTTTACTTGGAGTGGACCGACCGCTTCAGCCCTCGTTTTCCGCGCCCTGCGCCGCTACCCTGAACGAACGGCGTTCTCGTGGCGCGGCGGGTCGCTCACCTATGCGGGCGCCTTGGACCTGATCGGCCGGCTGCAGGTTTCCTTTGCGCTGGAACCCGATCTTCCGTCGCGGGTCGCCATCCTCAGTGGGAACCGGGCGCAGGCGTGGTGCGTGGAAGCGGCCGTCCAGGCGATGGGCAGCGCGGTCACTTGGCTCCACCCCTTGTCCGGACTGCAGGAGCAACTGGACCAACTGGCTGATGCCGGCGCGCAGCACCTTGTGGTCGACGCAGAAGGATTCGCTGAGCGCGGCGGCGAGCTTGCCGCCGGGTGCGGCCCGAACACGACGGTCTGGTCCCTGGGCCCGGGTAGCTTCGGCCGCGACCTGCTTTTTCTGGCGGCCAATGCAGGTGCCGTGACAGCGCGGGACTTCTCGCGCCCAGACAGCATTGCCACGCTCAACTACACGGGCGGAACGACGGGCAAATCCAAGGGGGCGATGCGCCGCCAGCATGCACACGCCGCCATGTGGCGGGCCATCCTGGGCGACTTCGAGTTGCCCGCCGTTCCCCGTTACCTTGCTGCTGCCCCGATCAGTCACGTGGGCGGCACCAAGGTGGCCCCTGTCCTGCTGCGCGGGGGGACGGTCCAGCTGATGCCGCGGTTCGATCCGGGTGAGTTCCTGGTCACGGTGCAGCGCGAGAAGATCAACATGAGCTTGCTGGTGCCCACCATGGTGTATGCGCTGCTCGATCGCCCCGAATTGGATCGCACGGACTTGAGTTCGCTGGAACTGCTGATCTACGGTGCGGCGCCCATGTCCCCCACCCGGTTGACGGAAGCGCTGCAGCGCATCGGCCCCGTGTTCTCGCAGCTGTACGGCCAGACCGAGTGCTACCCGGTCAGCGTGCTGCGAAAGGCAGATCACGACCCGAAGCGGCCGGAGCTGTTCGCTTCCTGTGGCGTCCCGATCACGGCCACCGAGGTCTGCCTGCTCGACGACAAAGGTCAGCCTGTGCTGCCGGGAGAGCCCGGCGAGATCTGCGTCCGCGCGCCTCAGGCGATGGAGTCCTACTGGCAGCGTGAGGATCTGACCCGCGATGCCATCGTGGACGGCTGGCTTCATACCACCGACATCGCACGGGCCGATGCCAATGGCTACCTGTTCATCGTAGACCGGAAAAAAGACATGGTCATCAGCGGCGGATTCAACGTGTACCCGCGTGAAGTCGAGGATGTGCTCACGACCGACCCTTCTGTCGCTCAAGCCGCTGTCATTGGTGTGCCCGATGAAAAATGGGGTGAAGCGGTGATGGCGATCGTGGTCGCCCGCGCCGGAGCCACGATTGACGTCGAGCGCCTGACGCGCATGGTCCGCGACAGGAAAGGAGCGCAACACGCGCCCAAGCGCATCGAGGTGAGAGAAGCACTTCCCCTAACCGCGCTTGGAAAAGTCGACAAGAAGGCGCTTCGTGCACCTTACTGGACCGGCATGGAGCGCCAAGTCGCTTGA
- a CDS encoding LuxR C-terminal-related transcriptional regulator, with product MQLPTAPFPPNDDEPPRDVAVSRGKLAPPQLAFEAVLPSAAEILLRNVMLTRLVTVCAPPGYGKTVILRRLHQTMQDRGQRCLWITLDDRDVSVSAILDLTQAAMVAAGSAAFTSDLPVDEPQRAIERLLYLLERLAGPTTLFVDNLSFCTDPLLESLLERLVFAGPPQLRLVLSGIDHLAIDATRARMELGAVELHAAHMAFDRENVQQVLRMAGVAHDVATVARVQELTEGWPAAVRLLQILMAESGDAASVLARFGGTDREMADVLTRRVLAGFDVERATFMVEIAPLREFSAELAAHVTGRPEAAAWIRDLVDRNLLVFPLDRSHNWLRMHTLLRQYLMDEGRRRLPRERRHEILERAAHWYEEQGDDVAALEAALEAPSPILAARMLDRVARPVAGRQGRLTLYIRWVEQLLACGVTLSLEAHTWYVWSLCFTLQYERAHRAMDALGHRLAELDPLGQLKSIHARLGLLRTVVAIYLDMMDTVRKEAQRWLQDSAHRDPMGIVTVASAASTAELSLEDIPAARRYMQQCRTALARSSVKPGNYGHAWALTVGACIELVDGEPVEADKILTQLRAAVAAALGEDTGIVATIDFVHARALLDRGQTEIAHIKAMAGLARASEHGLTETLVQGLSACVALWDGSDDHVFGPHALEAVARSYPPRAQRALSILQIQRLLDLGRVGDAQTLARRQLLDLKVRPGSVSSAQERLLTLRMLASTGGNRQTLLQEINRLLRSETTSAREAVELHLLAAELHVQADQQRLALRALNLAIARAARRRLLHPFLERHATVARILAGLSDKALSLTQPDEIALLAQWRERTAPDSTQDRPVATIVAGPPVEAPTTRELQMLELLAQGLSNQQIADRMTLSLPTVKWHLTNLYGKLRVKSRATALVRARALQLLAP from the coding sequence TTGCAACTGCCGACCGCACCGTTCCCTCCCAACGATGACGAGCCACCACGCGACGTGGCCGTGTCACGCGGCAAGCTGGCTCCGCCCCAACTGGCGTTTGAAGCAGTCTTGCCCAGCGCAGCGGAGATCCTGTTGCGCAACGTGATGCTGACCCGGCTGGTCACGGTCTGCGCTCCGCCCGGCTACGGCAAGACGGTGATACTGCGGCGCCTACATCAGACCATGCAGGATCGAGGCCAGCGCTGCCTGTGGATCACCCTGGATGACCGTGACGTCTCGGTCAGCGCCATCCTCGACCTCACCCAGGCCGCCATGGTCGCAGCGGGTAGCGCTGCTTTTACGTCAGATTTGCCGGTCGACGAACCGCAGCGGGCCATCGAGCGCCTGCTCTACCTGCTGGAGCGGCTTGCGGGGCCGACAACATTGTTTGTGGACAACCTCAGCTTCTGCACCGATCCGTTGTTGGAGTCGCTGCTGGAGCGGCTCGTCTTCGCCGGCCCGCCGCAATTGCGGCTGGTCCTGTCCGGAATTGACCACCTGGCCATCGATGCGACGCGTGCACGTATGGAACTGGGTGCGGTCGAACTCCATGCCGCTCACATGGCCTTCGACCGAGAGAACGTCCAGCAGGTGTTGCGAATGGCCGGCGTGGCGCACGACGTGGCCACCGTCGCCCGCGTGCAGGAGCTGACGGAAGGCTGGCCGGCTGCTGTCCGGCTTCTGCAGATTCTGATGGCCGAATCAGGCGATGCAGCTTCAGTGCTCGCGCGCTTTGGCGGCACTGACCGTGAGATGGCGGACGTCCTCACGCGCCGCGTGCTGGCCGGCTTTGATGTGGAGCGTGCCACTTTCATGGTGGAGATCGCGCCGCTGCGGGAGTTCAGTGCCGAACTGGCAGCGCATGTGACGGGCCGGCCCGAAGCGGCAGCATGGATCCGCGACCTGGTGGACCGCAACCTGCTCGTCTTTCCACTCGACCGGAGCCACAACTGGCTTCGCATGCATACACTGCTGCGCCAGTACCTGATGGACGAGGGCCGCCGTCGCCTGCCGCGCGAACGCCGCCACGAGATACTGGAACGCGCGGCCCACTGGTACGAGGAACAGGGCGACGACGTGGCTGCACTCGAGGCAGCGCTTGAAGCGCCGTCACCGATTCTTGCCGCGCGAATGCTGGACCGGGTGGCACGGCCAGTGGCCGGCCGGCAAGGTCGCCTCACGCTCTACATCCGCTGGGTAGAACAACTGCTCGCGTGCGGCGTGACCTTGTCGCTTGAAGCGCATACTTGGTATGTTTGGTCGCTCTGCTTTACCCTGCAGTACGAACGCGCGCATCGCGCCATGGATGCGCTTGGTCATCGGCTTGCCGAGCTCGATCCACTGGGGCAATTGAAGAGCATTCACGCACGCCTTGGTCTGCTTCGTACCGTGGTAGCAATCTACCTGGACATGATGGACACGGTGCGCAAGGAAGCGCAACGCTGGTTGCAGGACAGCGCGCACCGCGATCCCATGGGCATCGTCACCGTGGCCTCGGCGGCTTCGACAGCCGAACTCTCCCTGGAGGACATCCCTGCGGCGCGCCGCTACATGCAGCAGTGCCGCACAGCCTTGGCACGAAGTTCCGTCAAACCGGGAAACTATGGTCACGCGTGGGCGCTGACCGTGGGCGCGTGCATCGAGTTGGTTGACGGCGAACCGGTGGAAGCCGACAAAATCCTCACGCAACTGCGCGCCGCTGTCGCGGCCGCGCTCGGCGAGGATACCGGCATCGTAGCCACCATTGATTTCGTGCACGCTCGTGCACTGCTGGATCGCGGGCAAACGGAAATCGCGCACATCAAGGCCATGGCCGGGCTGGCGCGAGCCTCGGAGCACGGGCTCACGGAAACCTTAGTTCAGGGACTATCTGCCTGCGTGGCACTGTGGGACGGTAGCGACGATCACGTGTTCGGTCCCCACGCTCTTGAAGCGGTGGCACGCAGTTACCCGCCACGTGCACAGCGGGCACTGTCGATACTGCAAATTCAGAGGTTGCTCGACCTGGGTCGCGTCGGCGACGCGCAAACGCTTGCCCGCCGACAACTGCTGGATTTGAAGGTGCGGCCCGGTTCCGTGTCGTCAGCGCAGGAACGCCTGCTGACGCTGCGAATGCTGGCCTCCACTGGAGGCAACCGCCAGACACTCCTACAAGAGATCAATCGATTACTGCGATCAGAAACCACTTCGGCCAGGGAGGCGGTCGAACTGCACCTGCTTGCGGCGGAACTGCACGTACAGGCAGACCAGCAGCGGCTTGCACTTCGAGCGCTGAATCTTGCCATCGCCAGGGCAGCCCGTCGCCGCTTGCTGCACCCGTTTCTGGAGCGCCACGCCACAGTGGCACGGATCCTGGCCGGCCTGTCGGACAAGGCACTGAGCCTCACCCAGCCCGACGAGATCGCCCTGCTCGCCCAATGGAGGGAGCGAACCGCGCCGGATTCAACGCAGGATCGGCCAGTGGCGACCATTGTGGCAGGGCCACCGGTGGAAGCGCCGACGACACGGGAGCTCCAGATGCTCGAACTGCTGGCCCAGGGGTTGAGCAACCAGCAAATTGCGGACCGCATGACGCTGTCACTGCCCACCGTCAAATGGCACCTCACCAATCTGTACGGCAAGCTGCGGGTTAAAAGCCGAGCGACCGCACTGGTGCGGGCGCGGGCCTTGCAGTTGCTTGCGCCTTGA